Part of the Fusobacterium sp. DD2 genome is shown below.
AAAGAGTTAGCACAAAAAGGAAACATAAATTTAGGGAATATTAAAGGTATAGGAATTGGAATTCCTGGACCAGTTATCGATCAAAGTATCGTAGCATTTTTTGCAAATTTTCCTTGGGGAGAAAATGTAAACATCAAAGCTATGATGGAAAAAATATCAGGTATTGAAACAAAACTTGATAACGACGTAAATATCATTGCGCTGGGAGAAGCTAAATTTGGTGCAGCTAAAGGAAGTCGTGCAAGTGTTACTATCGCTTTAGGAACTGGTATCGGTGGAGGAATCTATATCGATGGACGTCTAATTTCTGGTTTCAACGGAGCTGGTGGAGAAGTTGGACATATGAAGCTTGTAAAAGATGGTAGACTTTGTGGTTGCGGTCAAAAAGGATGTTTTGAAGCATATGCATCAGCAACTGGTCTTATAAGAGAAGCAACTTCACGTCTTCTGGTAAATAAAAATAATCTTCTATACACTTTAATTGAAGGTAAAATTGATTCTTTAGAAGCAAAAGATATATTTGATGCAGCTAAAGAGGGGGATCAGTTTTCACTTGACTTAGTTGATTATGAAGCTGAATATCTTGCAATGGGAATCGGAAATATTTTAAATATAATCAACCCTGAAATTGTAGTTTTAAGTGGGGGAGTTGCACTTGCTGGGGACATTTTAATGAATCCACTTAAAGAAAAATTACCTAAATATGCTCTTGCAGTAGTTACAAAAGATATAAAATTTGTACAGGGAGTATTAGGAAATCAAGCTGGTATAAAGGGTTCTATAGGATTATTCCTATAATTTGAAATTTTTTTTCAATTAATCAATTTTTCAGTAATTTTTTTATTACAAAGTATTGACAAATATTAAATAAAATATTATCATTATTATAAGGATGGTTAATAAAAAAACCAATTTTTTTGAAACAAATTTATTAGTTCGTATATCAAACATATATTCTTTAGGAGGGAATGAGAATATGAAAAAAACAGGACTTTTTTTAGGAGCATTATTATTAGCAGCTGGTTTAGCTGGATGTGGAGACAAACCTGCTGAACAAGCAAAATCTGCAGCACCTGAACAAAAAAAACTAAACATTGGATTTACTGCTTACAAGTATGATGACAACTTTATCGCACTTTTCAGAAAAGTAGTTCAAGAAGAAGCTGACAAGATGAAAGACAAAGTTAATCTTACTATGAACGACTCACAAAACGCTCAACAAATCCAAAACGACCAAATCGATGCAATGCTATCTAAAGGTGTAGATGGACTTGCTATCAACTTAGTTGACCCAGCAGCTGGTGAAACTGTTATGAAAAAAATCAAAGCTGAAGGAGTACCATTAGTATTCTACAACAAGAAACCTGCAAGATCAGTTCTTGATGCTTATGACAAAGCATATTATGTTGGTATCGACCCTAACGCTCAAGGAGTTGCTCAAGGTGAATTAATTATGAAAGCTTGGAAAGCAAATCCTGATTTAGACCTTAACAAAGACGGAGTTATCCAATATGTTATGATTAAAGGAGAACCAGGACACCCAGACGCTGAAGCAAGAACTATTTATTCAGTAAAAACTTTAAATGACAATGGAATCCCTACTGAGCAATTAGCTCTAGATGCTGCTATGTGGGATACTGCAGCAGCAAAAGACAAAATGGATGCATGGTTATCATCTCCTATAGGAGATAAAATTGAAGTTGTTATCTGTAACAACGACAGTATGGCATTTGGTGCTATAGAAGCTTTAAAAGCTGCTGGTAAGAAACTTCCAGTATTTGGTGTTGACGCTCTTCCAGAAGCATTAGTTAAAATTAAAGATGGAGAAATGGCAGGAACTGTTCTTAACGACGCTAAAGGTCAAGGTGTAGGAACTTGGGATATGGTAGTTAACTTAGCAGAAGGTAAAGACCCTACAGCTGGAACAGATTTCAAACTAGACAATAAAGAATTATTAATTCCTAGTATTGGAATTGACAAAGATAACGTTGATCAATTCGACAAATAATTTAAGTTTATAATTATTTTATTATATGTGATAGAAGGGGAGTTGTGCAGACAATTCCCTTTTTATAAAAGAAGGAGACTGTCATGGAAAACTGCAAATATTTACTGGAAATGAATAACATATGTAAGGAATTTCCAGGTGTAAAAGCATTGGATGGAGCAACTTTAAAAGTCAGACCACATTCAGTTCATGCACTTATGGGAGAAAACGGAGCTGGAAAATCAACTCTGATGAAATGTCTCTTTGGAATATATGAAAAAGATTCTGGAGAAATTTTATTTGAAGGAAAACCCATAAATTTTAAATCTTCTAAAGAAGCACTTGAAAATGGAGTATCAATGGTTCACCAAGAATTGAATCAGGTTTTACAAAGAAATGTTCTCGATAACATTTGGCTTGGAAGATATCCGAAAAAAGGACTTTTTATAGATGAAAAGAAAATGTATGAAGATACTAAAAAGATATTTAATGATTTAGGTATCAATGTTGACCCTCGTTCTAAAATGGGGGATCTACCAGTTTCTGCAAGACAGATGGTAGAGATTGCTAAAGCTGTTTCATACAATTCAAAAATAATAATAATGGATGAGCCTACTTCTTCGTTAACTGAAAAAGAGGTTGAACATCTATTTACAATAATCAGAAAACTTAGAGAAAAAGGTTGTGGAATAGTTTATATTTCTCACAAAATGGAAGAGATCAAAATGATTTCTGATGATATAACTATTCTAAGAGACGGTAAATGGATTGGAACTAAATCAGTTGCAGATCTTACAACTGACCAAATCATCAGTATGATGGTTGGTAGAGACCTTACAAATCGTTTCCCACCTAAAGACAATAAAGTTGAAGAAATGATTCTAAAGGTTGAAGGACTTACAGCTAAAAATCAACCTTCGATTAAAGACATATCATTTGAACTACATAAAGGTGAAATTCTTGGTGTAGCAGGACTAGTTGGAGCAAAGAGAACTGACATAGTTGAAACTCTTTTTGGAATTAGAGAAAAGGAAAGCGGAAGAATATTTATACATGGTAATGAGGTTAAAAACAATACACCTAATGAAGCAATCAAAAATGGATTCTCATTAGTTACAGAGGAACGTAGAGCAACTGGTATCTACAGCGTATTAAATATCTGTTTTAACTCTACAATATCAAACCTTGATCACTATAAGAAGAGTAAATTCTCTCTACTTAGCAATAAAAGTTTGAAAACAGACACTCAATGGGTAATTGACAGTATGCACGTTAAAACTCCTTCACAAAGAACAACAATCGGTTCTTTATCAGGAGGTAACCAACAAAAAGTTATTTTAGGTAGATGGCTTCTTACTGAACCTGAAATTCTTATGCTTGATGAACCTACAAGAGGTATAGACGTACTTGCTAAGTATGAAATATATCAACTTATGATTGATTTGGCTAAAAAAGGAAAAGGTATTATCATGGTTTCTTCTGAAATGCCTGAACTGTTAGGAGTAACTGACAGAATATTAGTAATGAGTAATGGTAGAGTAGCTGGAATAGTTAAAACTTCTGAAACAAATCAGGAAGAAATTATGGCTTTATCAGCTAAATACCTATAAAATTTAATTATTAAAAAGAGGAGATAAAATTATGGCCCTACGTACAAAAGATGGAAATATTGATTTTAAGAAACTTTTTATAGAAAGCGGATTGTATCTTGTTTTATTTATAATGCTTGTGTTAATTATTATTAAGGAACCTTCATTCCTTAGTATAAGAAACTTTAAAAACATTTTAACTCAATCTTCAGTTAGACTTATAATAGCACTTGGAATTGCTGGACTTATCGTTACAACAGGTACAGACCTGTCAGCTGGTAGACAAGTTGGATTTGCTGCTGTTATCTCTGCATCACTTCTTCAAGCAGCTACTACTGCTCATAAGGTTTATCCTTCAATTCAGGATTTTCCAATTATAGGTGCAATACTTGTAGTTATGTTTGTTGGTATGATTATAGGTGCTGTCAACGGTATCGTTGTTGCAAAACTTAATGTTCACCCATTCATTGCTACATTGGGAAGTATGACTGCGGTATATGGTATTAACTCATTGTATTATGACTTTGCTGGTGGTTCACCTATCTCTGGATTTGATCCTAAGTACTCATCATTTGCTCAAGGATATTTCCAAATTGGAGATTTCACTCTTCCATATTTGATTATCTATTCATTAATAGCTACTATAATCATGTGGATATTGTGGAATAAAACAAAATTTGGTAAAAACGTATTTGCTGTTGGAGGAAATATAGAAGCTGCTAAAGTATCTGGAGTTAACGTAACTCTAACTCTTGTAGAACTATATGCTCTATCAGGTATCTTCTATGCATTTGGTGGTTTCCTAGAAGCAGGACGTATTGGATCAGCTACTAACAACTTAGGATTCATGTATGAAATGGACGCTATCGCAGCATGCGTTATCGGTGGAGTTTCATTCTATGGTGGTGTTGGTAAGATATCAGGAGTTGTAACTGGAGTTATCATTTTAACAGTTATTAACTATGGACTAACTTATGTTGGAGTTAACCCTTACTGGCAATATATCATCAAAGGTGTAATCATAGTTGGAGCAGTTGCATTTGACGCTATCAAATATGCTAAGAAAAAATAATATAATAATTGAGAATAAGAAAAACGCAGTCGATGACTGCGTTTTTTATTATATGGAAATATCTTTCTTGTAATAAACTTTTCCTGTTTCATCTCTTATAGTTAAAAGTGCACTGTGCATATTTTTATTTTCAAGATATACTGCTGCACTTACAAGAGACTCTCCTGTTCTTGAAGAGTTTCCAAGCTTACCTTGATATACCTTTCCAGTAGCTCTATCCTCAAGGCTATAACTTAGTTTTAATGCACTATTTCCTTTTGAAACAACTGTTGCATCCATCTGCAAGCTATTTCCCCTTTTAAAGTAGTTTAATTTTGTTATCTCTCCTGAAACATTTACATTGTTTCCCATTCCATATACAGGTATTGATATCTCTGCAAGTATCCCTATATTAGATGAGATGGCATCTGAAGAACTTTCAGATGTTGTGGTTTTCTTCTCCTGCTCCTTAAAGGTAATGTAACTTTTAAACTCTCCATCCTCTTTTTTAGGAGTAACTCTGAATCTCACTATCTGTTTTCCTCCAGGTTTTACTGATACCTTCTTGGGAAATATTTTTATATTGTCATTAAGGTTATATTCCTCTCCAAAATTCTTATCAACTTCTGGAAAAATCTCTATTCTCAAAGGAACAGTAGTATTATTTACTATGAATAGCTCCTCTGTGTTCATCTTACTCAGATCAAACTCAAATCTTGTTGGATAGATTGAGAAATCAAGTGACAATGATACAGTTGAGATAATTAATAATAAGATTAATACTATTTTTTTCATATGTTTCTCCTATTCATACCATACTTTTACTTTTAAAGTTCCTTCATAATCTCCAGATTCTGCATTTTCTGGCACAAGTAGATTACCTTTTAATGTCATTTTTTTCTCTCCACTTTCTAAAGCTAGTGGTTGGCTTAATTTTAGATCCAATTCTGGACTATAAGTTAATGTTGTTGAATTTGAATTTGTTTTCGATTTTAATGCTACTGTAAGTCCACTTATAGTATCTTTCCAATCCTCTGTCATTCCATCAGCAAATTGAATTTTTACCTTTTCACTAGCTTGACCTTTGATTACGATTTCTCCATTTTCTATTGGTGCATTTTTTTTAGATCCTTTTGCAACTTTACCAAATTTAACTTCTTTTGTTGTAAGTTCTAAAGGTTCTACTACTGTAGCTGTAACTTTCACCTCTGCAGTTTGTTCACTATTAGTATTTTCTGCTCCTACTGCTGTTAGTGCCATAGCCATAAAACATACAGCTAACATTGTTTTTTTCATTTGTAAATTCTTCCTCCTTAATTTTTCACTCCGTATAACGGTAGTGCTATCTCTGTTATTATATTTAGATTAAAGATTAAATCTTTATTCCCATTATCTATATTTGCTCCATTTTTTGGAACAACCTCTCTTAAAACAAATAGATTCTTATATTTTCCTTTTTCTAATTTATCAAGTTTTCTTACTGTAAATCTGAGTTCTTTCTTTCCTCCAGGTTTTATTGAAATCTTTTTAGGAAAAATGACTATATTTTCAGAGAGAGCTTTATATCCCTCTTCACTTTCAAAATATGCCATTAATCTCAAAGGTTTTCCTGTATTATTGGTAACTTCAAGAGAGTAGGTTCTGGTCTTTTCCATATCAATTTTAAATTTTACAGGGGACACTGAAAAGTTAAGTGAATAACTTCTAATCCCTATAAAAAACAAAAATATCAGCAAAACTAATTTTCGCAATCTTTTCCTCCTGAATCTAAAAACATATCTACATCATAACCTTCAAAATATTCACCTGTGTCTCCACCTGTTGTATCAACATCTATCTCAAGTTCTTTCTCAGAAAATTCAATATCCTCTGGCCCAAAATATATAAATCTTATTTTGTATCTTCCAGGTAATACATCTTCAAAGAAATACATTCCATCAAATTCAGGTTTTGTCTCATCTACTATTTTTCCATCTTTTACCAGTTCAATACTTACAAGAGAGAGTTTTCTGCTGAATTTATTTTCTGGAACATCAAGTTTATTATATATATTTCCAGATATTATTGAGATAATATCCAATGGTATATCTAAAGCCATTTTTGTTGATGGTAAGGTTTTAATTCTAATCTTGCTAAAATTTGACTTATACATAGGGTCTATTGTTTTTCTATCTACTTCCAAAGACACCACTGTTGGAGTAGCAATACCATTTGCTATATAATCTCCATTTTCATTGCTGTAAAATTTACTTCCATCAATTAATACACATGCTCCTTCAATAGGAATATCTCCCTCATCAAATATATCATTTGAGTTTTTATCCAGATATATTTTCCCATGAATAGACGCATTTGTAACTGATGAACGGTTGTCATACTGTGCTGTAGGATTTCCCAAATCAAATACTTTTGTTACTTCCAAACCAGTTATTGTTTCAGATTTTGAATTCTGACTTTTTCTTGTATCA
Proteins encoded:
- a CDS encoding ROK family protein is translated as MHYYVGIDLGGTNTKIGILDIEGNIYESTFIKTLSANGAEKTLQRIWDSVKELAQKGNINLGNIKGIGIGIPGPVIDQSIVAFFANFPWGENVNIKAMMEKISGIETKLDNDVNIIALGEAKFGAAKGSRASVTIALGTGIGGGIYIDGRLISGFNGAGGEVGHMKLVKDGRLCGCGQKGCFEAYASATGLIREATSRLLVNKNNLLYTLIEGKIDSLEAKDIFDAAKEGDQFSLDLVDYEAEYLAMGIGNILNIINPEIVVLSGGVALAGDILMNPLKEKLPKYALAVVTKDIKFVQGVLGNQAGIKGSIGLFL
- the mglB gene encoding galactose/glucose ABC transporter substrate-binding protein MglB; the protein is MKKTGLFLGALLLAAGLAGCGDKPAEQAKSAAPEQKKLNIGFTAYKYDDNFIALFRKVVQEEADKMKDKVNLTMNDSQNAQQIQNDQIDAMLSKGVDGLAINLVDPAAGETVMKKIKAEGVPLVFYNKKPARSVLDAYDKAYYVGIDPNAQGVAQGELIMKAWKANPDLDLNKDGVIQYVMIKGEPGHPDAEARTIYSVKTLNDNGIPTEQLALDAAMWDTAAAKDKMDAWLSSPIGDKIEVVICNNDSMAFGAIEALKAAGKKLPVFGVDALPEALVKIKDGEMAGTVLNDAKGQGVGTWDMVVNLAEGKDPTAGTDFKLDNKELLIPSIGIDKDNVDQFDK
- the mglA gene encoding galactose/methyl galactoside ABC transporter ATP-binding protein MglA → MENCKYLLEMNNICKEFPGVKALDGATLKVRPHSVHALMGENGAGKSTLMKCLFGIYEKDSGEILFEGKPINFKSSKEALENGVSMVHQELNQVLQRNVLDNIWLGRYPKKGLFIDEKKMYEDTKKIFNDLGINVDPRSKMGDLPVSARQMVEIAKAVSYNSKIIIMDEPTSSLTEKEVEHLFTIIRKLREKGCGIVYISHKMEEIKMISDDITILRDGKWIGTKSVADLTTDQIISMMVGRDLTNRFPPKDNKVEEMILKVEGLTAKNQPSIKDISFELHKGEILGVAGLVGAKRTDIVETLFGIREKESGRIFIHGNEVKNNTPNEAIKNGFSLVTEERRATGIYSVLNICFNSTISNLDHYKKSKFSLLSNKSLKTDTQWVIDSMHVKTPSQRTTIGSLSGGNQQKVILGRWLLTEPEILMLDEPTRGIDVLAKYEIYQLMIDLAKKGKGIIMVSSEMPELLGVTDRILVMSNGRVAGIVKTSETNQEEIMALSAKYL
- the mglC gene encoding galactose/methyl galactoside ABC transporter permease MglC; translation: MALRTKDGNIDFKKLFIESGLYLVLFIMLVLIIIKEPSFLSIRNFKNILTQSSVRLIIALGIAGLIVTTGTDLSAGRQVGFAAVISASLLQAATTAHKVYPSIQDFPIIGAILVVMFVGMIIGAVNGIVVAKLNVHPFIATLGSMTAVYGINSLYYDFAGGSPISGFDPKYSSFAQGYFQIGDFTLPYLIIYSLIATIIMWILWNKTKFGKNVFAVGGNIEAAKVSGVNVTLTLVELYALSGIFYAFGGFLEAGRIGSATNNLGFMYEMDAIAACVIGGVSFYGGVGKISGVVTGVIILTVINYGLTYVGVNPYWQYIIKGVIIVGAVAFDAIKYAKKK
- a CDS encoding molecular chaperone; the protein is MKKIVLILLLIISTVSLSLDFSIYPTRFEFDLSKMNTEELFIVNNTTVPLRIEIFPEVDKNFGEEYNLNDNIKIFPKKVSVKPGGKQIVRFRVTPKKEDGEFKSYITFKEQEKKTTTSESSSDAISSNIGILAEISIPVYGMGNNVNVSGEITKLNYFKRGNSLQMDATVVSKGNSALKLSYSLEDRATGKVYQGKLGNSSRTGESLVSAAVYLENKNMHSALLTIRDETGKVYYKKDISI